In Oenanthe melanoleuca isolate GR-GAL-2019-014 chromosome 19, OMel1.0, whole genome shotgun sequence, a genomic segment contains:
- the NCOR1 gene encoding nuclear receptor corepressor 1, whose product MTLHRYPTAFCVFFTLSPVLQNNEKQMRQLSVIPPMMFDAEQRRVKFINMNGLMEDPMKVYKDRQFMNVWTDHEKEIFKEKFVQHPKNFGLIASYLERKNVPDCVLYYYLTKKNENYKALVRRNYGKRRGRNQQQIARPSQEEKVEEKVEEEKSDKSEKKEEEKKDEEEKDEKEESKENTKEKDKTEVAPEETEEREQAAPRGRKTANSQGRRKGRITRSMTNEAAQANAAAAAATEEPPPPLPPPPEPSSTEPVETSRWTEEEMEVAKKGLVEHGRNWAAIAKMVGTKSEAQCKNFYFNYKRRHNLDSLLQQHKQKSSRRPREERDVSQCESVASTVSAQEDEDIEASNEEENPEDSEGAENSSDTESAPSPTPAEPAKPTEETPSEPAAPKVTTEAPAEQESAIKPAASTSPSLPAQSVSTAETQNPEPQVKEEVNTEAEEPMEVDSRSHSAEAKPVITLPVHTKVEPVETEMRLPENIQVKIESDTKEREVEKPKEKSEPEEMDYSLPQQVTTARPESHSDNDSSATCSADEEVDGEPDRQGIYSRESKPSLLNPTGSILVSSTIKQGQMDLQQLHHRAAVIPPMVSCSPCSVPVGTPVSGYALYQRHIKAMHESALLEEQRQRQEQLDMEYRAAVSPCGTSKSPSVEWEGKPVAYMPYAEVKRIEQEAQVQNPATRSASPYRLSPREVNKASPQPEMNAARYSVPPVLQPAPHQVITNIPEGVRLPTTRPTRPPPPLIPSSKTSVPSEKPSFIMGGSISQGTPGTYLTSHSQASYAQETAKPSVGSISLGLPRQQESAKSASLPYIKQEEFSPRSQNSQPEGLLVRAQHESVVRGTTTIQEGSITRGTPTSKVSVETIPSLRGSITQGTPALSQSGIAADALLKGTITRLATEDSSPEKCREEASAKGHVIYEGKSGHILSYDAIKNVREGTRSPRTAHEIGLKRTYDTMEGNIKQGMSLRESPGSAPLEGLICRALPRGSPHAELKERTVLSGSIMQGTPRATAESFEEGLKYPKQIKRESPPIRTFEGAITKGKPYDGVTTIKEMGRSIHEIPRQDLLSQESRKTPEMVQTSRPIIEGSISQGTPIKYESNSGQSAIKHNVKSLITGPSKLPRGMPQLEMVPENVKVVERGKYEDVKTGDAVRSRHTSVVSSGPSVLRSTLHETPKSQLSPGIYDDTNARRTPVNYQSPMSRSSPMMNRVSEASSGKPANHERKNTLTPTQRESVPAKSPVPGVDPVVAHSPFDPHHRGATPEVYRGHLPPHLDPAMPFHRALDPAAAAYLFQRQLSPTPGYPSQYQLYAMENTRQTILNDYITSQQMQVNLRPDVTRGLSPREQTLALPYAGARGIIDLNNMAPTILVPHPGGTSTPPMERITYIPGTQLTFPPRPYNPASLSPGHPTHLAASAAASAEREREREREKERERERERERERERERERERERITSVPAELYLRPGAEQPGRPGSHGYVRSPSPSVRSQENILQQRPSIFQGTNGTSVITPLDPAAQLRIMQLTPGAPSITQGLPASRYNTAADALAALVDAAASAPQMEVAKAKENKHEGTRIEENMGRRSAVVTDQQQMEQKTLEVEKRPVQCPYTSANYSGGKSQGQTSSVVYSEAGKEKGPPPKSRYEEELRTRGKTTITAANFIDVIITRQIASDKDARDRGSQSSDSSSSLSSHRYEAPGDAIEVISPANSPVPAQEKLQPYQQETPKPSQAETDPSRPYEGPIHRYRTQQEPPSPQQPPPPSSQAEGMAHVPRTHRLITLADHICQIITQDFARNQAASQASLQPPTTTFQNSTPAPAPVSGRAKSSNRYSPEAQPQPVHHQRPGARVSPENLSDKARGRPGKSPERSHVPSEPYEPISPPQVPVVHEKQENVLLLSQRTEPTEQRTDSRSPGSISYLPSFFTKLENTSPMVKSKKQEIFRKLNSSGGGDSDMATAQPGTEIFNLPAVTTSGAVSSRGHSFADPASNLGLEDIIRKALMGNFDDKSEEHGVVMSQPLAVAPGGSGAAVPASNEPRREEANPSPNSGGAVSKQKIIGKSNSRKSKSPIPGQGYLGTERPSSVSSVHSEGDYHRQTPVWAWEDRPSSTGSTQFPYNPLTMRMLSSTPPTSITCAPPSMSQATTHPQNRIWEREPAPLLSAQYETLSDSDD is encoded by the exons CAACAGATTGCTCGTCCTTCTCAAGAAGAAAAGGTAGAAGAAAAGgtagaagaggaaaaatcagacaaatcagaaaaaaaagaggaggaaaagaaagatgaggaggagaaggatgagAAGGAGGAATCTAA AGAGAATACcaaagaaaaggacaaaactGAAGTTGCAccagaggagacagaggaaagggagcaggcagctcctcgGGGCCGAAAAACTGCCAACAGCCAAGGTCGGCGTAAGGGCAGAATCACCAGATCAATGACAAATGAAGCTGCACAAgcaaatgctgctgcagctgcagccactgaagAGCCACCACCACCTCTGCCACCCCCACCAGAACCTT cTTCTACAGAACCTGTGGAGACATCCCGCTGgacagaagaagaaatggaagTTGCTAAGAAAG GTCTAGTGGAGCACGGGCGAAACTGGGCAGCGATTGCCAAAATGGTTGGGACAAAAAGTGAAGCTCAGTGTAAGAACTTCTACTTCAACTACAAAAGGAGACACAACCTGGACAGCCTCCTCCAACAGCACAAACAGAAG TCATCGCGAAGGCCCCGAGAGGAGCGAGATGTGTCACAGTGTGAGAGTGTGGCTTCCACTGTGTCAGCTCAGGAGGATGAAGATATTGAAGCATCTAATGAAGAAGAGAACCCAGAAGACAGTGAAG GTGCTGAAAATAGTTCTGATACAGAAAGTGCTCCATCTCCAACTCCAGCAGAACCTGCTAAACCGACTGAAGAAACTCCATCTGAACCTGCTGCTCCAAAAGTAACCACTGAggccccagcagagcaggaatctgCCATTAAACCTGCAGCCAGCACATCTCCCTCCTTACCAGCCCAAAGTGTATCAACAGCTGAAACTCAGAACCCTGAGCCACAGGTCAAGGAAGAAGTAAACACTGAGGCTGAAGAGCCTATGGAAGTGGACAGTAGAAGCCATTCAGCTGAAGCTAAGCCTGTGATTACTCTTCCAGTTCATACCAAAGTAGAACCTGTAGAGACTGAAATGAGGCTACCAGAGAATATTCAAGTGAAAATAGAGAGTGATACCAAAGAGAGAGAGGTGGAGAAACCCAAGGAAAAGTCAGAACCTGAGGAAATGGACTACAGCCTGCCCCAGCAAGTTACTACAGCCAGACCAGAATCCCATTCAGATAATGACTCCAGTGCTACCTGCAGTGCTGATGAGGAGGTTGATGGGGAGCCTGACAGACAGGG TATCTACAGCAGAGAGTCAAAGCCCTCACTGTTAAATCCCACTGGGTCAATTCTGGTATCATCCACAATAAAGCAAGGGCAGATGGACCTGCAACAGCTTCACCACCGAGCTGCTGTCATCCCACCTATG gtttcctgcagcccctgctctgtccccGTGGGCACCCCAGTGAGTGGTTACGCTCTCTACCAGCGCCACATCAAGGCCATGCACGAGTCAgcgctgctggaggagcagcggcagcgccaggagcagctggacatgGAATATCGGGCTGCTGTCAGCCCCTGTGGCACCTCCAAGAGCCCCAGTGTGGAGTGGGAAG GAAAACCAGTGGCCTATATGCCTTATGCTGAGGTCAAGAGAATAGAACAGGAAGCACAAGTGCAAAATCCAGCCACAAGGTCAGCATCACCCTACAGGTTATCTCCAAGAGAAGTCAATAAAGCCTCTCCCCAGCCTGAGATGAATGCAGCTCGCTACAGTGTCCCTCCAG TTCTCCAGCCAGCCCCCCACCAGGTGATAACCAATATTCCCGAAGGAGTTCGCCTGCCCACAACCAGACCCACCAGACCACCACCACCACTCATTCCATCCTCCAAAACCAGTGTGCCATCAGAAAAACCTTCCTTCATCATGGGAGGCTCGATCTCACAA GGAACACCTGGCACTTATTTAACATCCCACAGTCAAGCTTCCTATGCCCAAGAAACTGCAAAGCCATCAGTGGGTTCTATATCCCTTGGGCTGCCAAGGCAGCAAGAATCAGCCAAATCTg CTTCCCTGCCCTATATCAAACAAGAAGAATTCTCACCCAGAAGCCAGAATTCCCAACCTGAGGGACTCCTGGTCAGGGCACAACATGAAAGTGTGGTGCGAG GTACCACAACGATACAGGAGGGGAGTATAACACGAGGAACTCCAACCAGTAAAGTTTCAGTTGAGACCATTCCTTCTTTGAGAGGCTCCATAACTCAG GGtaccccagctctgtcccagtcTGGCATCGCTGCGGACGCGCTGCTGAAGGGAACCATCACCCGGCTGGCCACGGAGGACAGCAGCCCAGAGAAGTGCAGGGAGGAGGCCTCAGCCAAGGGCCATGTCATTTATGAAGGCAAAAGTGGGCATATTCTATCTTATGATG CTATTAAAAATGTCCGTGAAGGAACAAGGAGTCCAAGAACTGCTCATGAAATTGGTTTAAAGAGAACCTATGATACAATGGAAGGAAATATAAAGCAGGGGATGTCACTGAGGGAGTCTCCAGGGTCTGCACCACTGGAAG gttTAATCTGCCGAGCGCTGCCTCGGGGTAGCCCACACGCTGAACTGAAGGAGAGAACAGTCTTGTCTGGCTCTATAATGCAAG GCACACCAAGAGCAACAGCTGAAAGTTTTGAAGAAGGTTTGAAGTACCCCAAACAGATCAAGAGAGAGTCACCTCCCATCAGGACGTTTGAAGGAGCCATCACCAAGGGCAAACCCTACGATGGGGTCACCACCATAAAGGAGATGGGTCGCTCCATCCATGAGATCCCAAGGCAGGACCTCCTAAGCCAAGAGAGTCGCAAGACTCCTGAAATGGTGCAGACAAGCAGGCCAATCATAGAAGGCTCCATATCTCAG gGCACACCCATAAAATATGAAAGCAACTCTGGCCAGTCTGCCATCAAACACAATGTAAAATCTTTAATCACTGGACCAAGCAAGCTGCCCCGGGGAATGCCTCAGCTGGAAATGGTGCCAGAAAATGTGAAGGTGGTGGAGCGAGGAAAATACGAAGATGTGAAGACCGGGGATGCCGTGCGCTCCCGTCACACGTCAGTAGTCAGCTCTGGTCCCTCTGTTCTCAGGTCAACTCTTCATGAAACTCCCAAAtcacagctgagccctgggattTATGATGATACAAATGCTCGGAGAACACCTGTGAATTATCAGAGTCCAATGTCCAGGAGTTCACCTATGATGAATAGAGTTAGTGAGG CTTCTTCTGGGAAGCCAGCAAATCATGAAAGGAAGAACACTCTCACTCCAACACAGAGGGAGAGTGTGCCAGCAAAATCTCCAGTGCCAGGGGTTGATCCTGTAGTGGCTCACAGTCCTTTTGACCCTCACCACAGAGGAGCAACTCCTGAAGTCTACAGGGGTCACCTCCCTCCCCATTTAGATCCTGCTATGCCATTTCACAGGGCTCTGGATCCTG ctgctgctgcttacCTGTTCCAAAGGCAGCTGTCCCCCACGCCGGGGTACCCCAGCCAGTACCAGCTGTACGCCATGGAGAACACGCGCCAGACCATCCTCAACGACTACATCACCTCCCAGCAGATGCAAGTCAACCTCCGGCCCGATGTCACCAGGGGATTGTCCCCCAGGGAGCAAACCTTAGCACTCCCTTATGCAGGAGCACGAG GAATTATTGACCTGAACAATATGGCCCCCACTATCTTAGTGCCTCATCCTGGAGGAACGAGCACCCCACCCATGGAGAGAATCACATATATCCCTGGCACCCAGCTTACCTTCCCTCCCAGGCCTTACAACCCTGCTTCTCTGTCACCAG GACACCCCACACACCTggcagcttctgcagcagcaagTGCTGAAAGGGAacgggaaagggaaagggagaaggaacgggaaagggagagggaacgTGAACGAGAGCGGGAAAGAGAACGAGAACGTGAGAGGGAGAGAATCACCTcagtccctgctgagctctATCTCCGACCAG gtgcagagcagcctggcagacCCGGCAGTCACGGATATGTCCGGTCCCCATCCCCCTCTGTCAGAAGCCAGGAAAACATTCTGCAGCAAAGGCCAAGTATTTTCCAAGGAACCAATGGGACAAGTGTAATCACACCTTTGGATCCTGCTGCTCAGCTACGTATCAT GCAGCTCACCCCTGGAGCTCCCTCGATCACTCAAGGCTTGCCAGCTTCCCGTTACAACACTGCTGCTGATGCCCTGGCAGCACTGGTggatgctgcagcctctgctcctcagaTGGAAGTTGCCAAAGCAAAGGAGAACAAGCATGAAGGAACCAGGATAGAAGAGAACATGGGACGCCGGTCAGCTGTGGTGACTGaccagcagcagatggagcagAAAACCCTGGAGGTAGAAAAGAGGCCTGTGCAGTGCCCCTATACATCTGCAAATTACTCTGGTGGCAAGTCCCAGGGACAGACTTCATCAGTAGTCTATTCAGAGGCTGGTAAAGAGAAAGGACCTCCTCCTAAATCCAGGTATGAGGAAGAGCTGAGAACTCGAGGAAAGACCACAATTACTGCTGCTAACTTCATAGATGTGATCATCACTCGCCAGATTGCTTCAGACAAGGATGCTCGAGATAGGGGCTCTCAAAGTTCAGATTCTTCCAGTAGTT TGTCCTCACACCGGTATGAAGCTCCTGGAGATGCCATTGAGGTGATCAGCCCTGCAAATTCACCTGTACCTGCTCAAGAAAAGCTACAGCCCTATCAACAGGAGACACCCAAACCAAGCCAGGCAGAGA CTGACCCCAGCAGGCCATACGAGGGCCCCATTCACCGCTACAGGACACAACAGGAGCCCCCCTCACCCCAGCAACCtccacctccctcctcccaggcaGAAGGGATGGCACATGTGCCCAGGACCCATCGGCTCATCACCCTTGCTGATCACATCTGT CAAATTATCACACAAGACTTTGCTAGAAACCAAGCAGCTTCTCAGGCCTCTTTGCAGCCTCCCACCACTACATTCCAGAATTCCACCCCTGCTCCAGCGCCTGTTTCTGGCCGGGCCAAGAGCTCGAACCGCTACAGCCCCGAGGCGCAGCCACAGCCCGTGCACCACCAGCGGCCAGGGGCCAGGGTGTCCCCTGAGAACCTCTCTGACAAGGCCAGGGGAAG GCCTGGAAAATCTCCAGAGAGGAGTCACGTCCCCTCAGAGCCCTACGAGCCAATCTCGCCACCTCAGGTCCCGGTTGTAcatgagaaacaggaaaatgttcttttgcTTTCCCAAAGAACTGAGCCTACTGAACAGAG GACTGACTCTCGCTCTCCAGGCAGTATCAGTTACCTGCCTTCGTTTTTCACCAAACTTGAGAACACTTCACCAATGGTAAAATCCAAGAAACAGGAGATATTTCGAAAGCTGAACTCATCTGGTGGAGGTGACTCTGACATGG CAACTGCTCAGCCAGGGACTGAAATATTCAATTTGCCAGCAGTCACTACCTCAG GTGCAGTCAGTTCTAGGGGTCACTCCTTTGCAGATCCTGCCAGTAATCTGGGTCTGGAAGACATTATTAGGAAAGCACTGATGGGGAACTTTGATGACAAGAGTGAGGAGCACGGGGTCGTCATGTCCCAGCCTCTGGCGGTGGCTCCGGGCGGCTCCGGCGCCGCGGTACCGGCGAGTAACGAGCCACGCAGGGAAGAAGCCAATCCATCTCCAAATTCAG gtggggcagtcaGCAAGCAGAAGATCATTGGCAAATCGAACAGTAGGAAGTCAAAGTCTCCGATTCCTGGGCAGGGATATTTGGGAACTGAAAGACCTTCTTCTGTCTCATCTGTACATTCAGAAGGGGACTACCACAGACAGACTCCAGTGTGGGCCTGGGAAGACAGGCCTTCATCAACAG GTTCCACCCAGTTTCCATACAACCCTCTGACCATGaggatgctgagcagcaccCCCCCAACCTCCATCACCTGTGCCCCCCCATCCATGAGCCAAGCAACCACTCACCCACAGAACAGGATCTGGGAGCGAGAGCCTGCACCACTGCTTTCAGCACAATATGAGACTCTGTCTGACAGTGATGACTGA
- the TTC19 gene encoding tetratricopeptide repeat protein 19, mitochondrial — MAAVAAALPRALSRLCPRRCPARPRPAWTGGHRGHRRDSGSGPAGPARARWARPAGAALAFLGGLSLFPRDAEEDGEDAIVVLLKRAKLSVMKGELAQAEQLLHQALRRAHQQDNRQAIIYTYSMMGNVAYMQGQLDNAEKLYKATMSYMLAGDTKEDDNAILEMSLKLASIYAAQKQHKLAVAGYQFCILTLEEKIAKQKDLPEDVLSAEEKANTQLLLGMSLDSYARYLLNINELPAAQKMYEKALQISKDVQGETHPQSVVLMNDLATVLDAQGRYEEAHTYSRRAAELARDTQHPEEHMVLNNLAAILMHKEDFLQAKQVYKEALKQAQQKGDAASVQHIQEELAELAKRRKGSK; from the exons AtggcggcggtggcggcggcgctgccgcgGGCCCTGTCCCGGCTGTgtccccggcgctgccccgcccggccccggcccgcctGGACGGGGGGACACCGCGGACACCGCAGGGACAGCGGCtccggcccggcggggccggcgcgggcGCGATGGGCACGGCCGGCCGGAGCTGCTCTGGCCTTCCTGGGAG gGCTCTCCCTGTTCCCGCGGGACGCCGAGGAGGACGGCGAGGACGCCATCGTCGTGCTGCTGAAGAGAGCCAAG CTCAGCGTCATGAAGGGGGAGCTGGCCCAGGCcgagcagctcctgcaccagGCCCTGCGCCGGGCGCACCAGCAGGACAACAGGCAGGCCATCATCTACACCTACAGCATG ATGGGGAACGTGGCTTacatgcagggacagctggaCAAT GCAGAAAAGCTCTACAAAGCAACTATGAGCTATATGCTTGCAGGGGACACAAAGGAG GATGACAACGCCATCCTTGAGATGTCCCTCAAGCTGGCCAGTATCTATGCCGCTCAGAAACA GCACAAATTAGCTGTAGCTGGATACCAGTTCTGCATCCTGACCTTAGAGGAGAAGATTGCCAAGCAGAAGGACTTGCCTGAGGATGTATTATCAG ctgaagaaaaggccaacacccagctcctgcttggGATGAGCCTGGACTCCTACGCTCGCTACCTGCTGAACATCAAcgagctcccagcagcacaaaaaatgTATGAGAAGGCTCTGCAGATATCAAAAGATGTTCAGGGAGAGACTCATCCACAG AGTGTGGTGCTGATGAATGACCTGGCCACGGTGCTGGACGCTCAGGGACGCTATGAGGAGGCACACACCTacagcaggagggcagcagagctggcaaggGACACTCAGCACCCCGAGGAGCACATGGTGCTCAATAACCTGGCAGCAATCCTGATGCACAAAG AGGATTTCCTGCAAGCAAAACAAGTGTACAAAGAAGCTCTCaagcaggcacagcagaaggGAGATGCTGCTTCTGTCCAGCATATCCAGGAGGAACTAGCCGAGCTGGCCAAGAGGAGAAAGGGCTCCAAGTAA
- the ZSWIM7 gene encoding zinc finger SWIM domain-containing protein 7, with translation MDRSTLPAVAEELLKEIKKAFQETSQVPDELLLGLKFIFGPSAVPALDLVDQRSVTRVRSPSGRTLYQVLGSSGKLYTCYSSCHFCTCPAFGFSVLQKNESLLCKHILAVYLSQAMGACQELAVTEEQLTNILLAEEEDEG, from the exons ATGGACAGGAGCACCTtgccagcagtggcagaagAGCTCTTGAAGGAGATCAAAAAGGCTTTTCAGGAGACCTCACAGG TCCCtgatgagctgctgctggg GCTGAAGTTCATTTTTGGCCCAtctgcagtcccagctctggATTTGGTGGATCAGCGTTCTGTCACCCGGGTCAGGTCCCCCAGTGGAAGGACTCTCTACCAG GTCCTTGGAAGCTCAGGCAAGCTCTACACCTGCTACAGCTCCTGCCATTTCTGCACATGCCCTGCCTTTGGCTTTTCTGTGTTGCAGAAGAATGAGAGTCTCCTG TGCAAACACATCCTGGCTGTCTACCTCAGCCAGGCCATGGGAGCCTGCCAGGAACTGGCTGTGACTGAGGAGCAGCTCACAAACATCCTCCTggctgaggaagaggatgaaGGATGA